gaaactaatctcgtatccagatgtcgacaccgtaccgttgtcatcgcggatacgtttcattccgtttccaccgtgaagtgtattcgagaatcaggccctttgtTTCTGAAATAACGGTCATTTCATTATAACTTTTATGCAAATTATTCCTTGAACTCAAACCCCTCGTTTCATTCTAGTACCTCACAATATGCTGTCATTCATGTGTCTTCCACACCGACCTGCGCATTTGACGCAATGCCTGCATTCCTTTCCGAACCGTACGTCAGACGGATCAAAACACGTTTCCGTGTTTATCTCCccaatttattttgattttctaCGGAAAATACTCCTTTTTTGTTGTTGACACCAGCTAAAATCTGCAACATGACCGCCCGTTCCAAGTCCCGACGGGACAAGAACAATCGCATCCGTCGCGCGAAAAACAAGCAGAAAGAAATCAAAAAGCTCAAGAAAACTCTTGGTCTGCTGGACGAAGATGGCAAGGATCTCATAGAGAAGGTCAAGGATATAACCGAAcaggagaagaagaagcagGTTTGTTGGTGAAATTTGGGTGAGtgatgaaataaattattttgatttttttccaggAGGAAAAGAAGATTAAGCTTGAAGTTATGGAGGATATCATACAGCAGGAGACCAGTAAAGTGGCCCCTGTTAAGAAAAAGTTCATAGTAGTCGAGAATGAGCAGACCAAGGTGAAGCATCGGTACAACGTCAAAACTAAACAGGACCAGTTCGGTCAGTATCCGGTGTGGTACAAGTACAAGAAAGAGCGGAAGAAGCAGCTGCTGCGCGAAGGTAAAATCAAGAAGAAGCGAGGCCGTCCCGGTAAAAGGATGCACTTTATCGACGAGACCTGTATGTGGCGAAATATGGTGTAACAATAAAAGGTTCAATAATCATTTGTCTTAGCATGTTTATTACCGATTTTTTCCCTAACTTTAGTTCAAGTTATGAGAATATCATATCTAAAAGTCAAATATAAATATCAATTCTTAGTCAGCATCTACAAATTTGCTGTAACAGCGTTTAAATTGGAATAATTATTGTATAAGTCAGATAGTTTATTCcgcataatttcatcaatatTTTATAATCTAGTATGGACTTCCGCCGTAATGTGTAGCTGTAACGACGTAGAAGCTTGCGGCGACAGTGATAATTGTCTATTTAGACAATCCAACATTATTTCACTCCCCAATAAGCATTGGAGATTCAACAGGCAAGAAACCAGAACAACAAATTCCTATCCATGATACCTTTCCTAGAAGTCTACTGAATGTTACAAAAGTGCCTCAATCGTCATTCACTCCTCTCACAGATGGGTTGTTTCGATTCGGCGATTATCACACCATTCGCACCTATTTCCTCTCCTTTATCACCTGCGTCAATGGCATCCACGGCATCTGAGCCTTCCTCATTTTTGATGTACCTTCCTCCGGCGAATCCAGCCAATCCTCCCCCGATAGCGGCCAGTCCACCCGCCTTTAGGCCAACAACCAGTCCAATTGGTCCCGCTATACAGGACCCCAGCAGGGCGCCGCACATCGGATAGATAGCTTTCTGATATCGCAGAGCCTTCCTCAGGGCCGTTTCTCCGGCTTCCACGTGAATCTGGGTAACTTCGACATTCTCCTCTACCGCATCGACCATTTGCGCCTGACCGTGAGCCAGCGTGTGTACCGTTTGGTAGAGTTCCTGGATGTCGATAATCTCCCGCTGAAGGTTCTGCATCTCCTTCAAGCACTCCGCTCGATGTCGAATTTCGTCCTCCTCGCGGTCGTAACTGCTGGTAATCTTTGGAACCTGAGCCAGATAGCTGCCGTATTGGTTGTCCTGCTGTCCTTCTTCCAGCTGACCGCAATCGTCATCCTGGAAGCTGTAAGATGACTGGGAACGGGAGGCGAATTTTTCTTGCATTTCTGGAAAACAGAAGCGGACGTTATAGATTGAATGTTCGTGAAATTTATGATAAAATTGGGCTTAGATCATTTAAATATGGGACAAATTCAGATGTGTCCATTACGTTCATCattccgaaaaattaaaaacccaTTATTGATTGACatataggggaaccgcgggtaagaaggacagtgggggtataatggacaggtgttAAATTTGTATAGTAgccggatttcgcgccaactcgaccagatgttgcCATGACCATCTCAGAACTCAATGAAAtgttctgggcgtgaagaccttacctaattaagcaacttggcatacctagttttccgaaaatttgtttttataagtttttttactcgaaaatagtAAGtcctaaaagtcgattttctcaaaatggtcatctcagattttgatgaaatggtagatgaatatgtgccctacatctcttccatacatcgcaacctGTGAATATGTGATATGTGAaacagtttttctaacaaaaactttttcaagattcttgaaaattttctatattttttgttgtacatttatataaaaaatcaataacaggtagaaatCATCCAACGGATGGGTATATCCCAGTAAACGTATTTTCTCTATTACTGTTAATGTAAACCGACGAAGTTTATCAAGGTTTTATTTGGGGTCGTTAATACCAGCACTGCATTTGTAATCCTTGCAAATCCTGGAGATCACGGCTTGACTCATGTTGCTAAACaatgtcacacttttctttgttgaattctgatgatAACGCTATaataatgctattttttttttctatatacaAAATAATGCTATTTATTTTCCGTCACTTTACATTTGCTGCCGGTCACgactggtaattttcaaacaactgcagagccattttattcatccgTTAGGTATCTCtacaatccatttattattatcataCCTAAATTtacaacaactattcgatacctgaccgatcgatcaagagatttttggcagatggctattgtttgTGAGCTGTCGTTGCTCTATGAATTGAAACATAcgtatttgactacaaaaacaagctgaaaactgtactttAGCATCCAAGAGTCTCCATAAATCAatttctacctgttattgatttttCTATAATTGTAcacccaaaaaacaaaaatttttcgagaaagaattttgaaaaagttttttgccttaaatatgcacaagttgcggtGTATGGGAGAGTTGTAGGACACATATTTATATACCATTTCtgtaccatttcatcaaaatctgaaattaccattttgagatttttagtttttgaaatcgatatttttcagtgtatgatttcaaaaaaaatttttcaatgtttccgttaggatgggattgagaattttcaattgtttgataggtagtttcatgacatatattattttattcaatgtaaaaaaattgttatggagtgtccaAATCGACTGATGTAAAattctcatcaatccatcatgaaatgactgagcaataagcaattggacaattttcacgatgtgctggatttttgattttcaatttgtagccCAATATGTCcccgaaaaacgtaatcctacgtcaaaaccgaaaatcaaacatgattccacATATGGATGCTATTCTTGCGGCTTCGAtcttaagcattttgagtggtttaattgcaaaattgaattcgctgatggttatatttcggtttatgAGTTGACGaaaaagcgatattaggtatataCGGGAAAGTAAATTCTTTCGTAAATGGTAAGTTTAAatgattgaaataattgcactagTGTGATTGAAATGGACAGTCGCGTCCAGGGTTGACAActgtaatttgaaaaatcaggaagagtgaaaataaaaatcaggataaatcaggatagcttatattgggttgtccaaaaagttaatgtcgatttttgggaaaacaaaaacataatttttaatCAAAGTATTATAACTcgattttatatccatagttctgtttcacaatctttcgccatctttaaCACAGCTTGaaaattctatcctcccagaacatattTGCTTCCTcatcgaaaactgctgcgagccatacatgtgagaaacaggttgcttggtagtagctcataacacaaaatccattccaaatcccaccagaaacagaacATATCTTCCTTCAGCCGAataccggatatgtaaaagaattaataagcatggtataaatcctcgcataagcggaaatgctagtgacTGATTTTCTAACcgcttatatttttttccgaaaaacctacagtcAATtgaagagaaatcaatattcaaattttcactgaattcatcatccatactttggaataaatctttactcaacaaatgaggaaagcatatcagcagtgaaagggttgttgattttttcctaattataatgatatttagtacggttatagatatatttaccatagtcagacgaacaaattacatataaaatgtttatatattgaCTGACTATATACAAGTGCGatccggagaactatcatgacagaaaacttagACATAGAAACCAGTATATTtgttacgaataatgtaaaaagtacaaaaatcaggatcatttcagaaaaatcaggaataAGTTGAGTGCTTGTGGgaatatcagggagcgtgctaaacaaaaacactgagagagagcgaaattatttctctcgcgagcaataaacttctacgcttcgtatattattaacctttatgaacctgtccatattccccccaactacatgtccattatacccgcaccgataaaaatgttctactttcggcttgttttattttcagtaaaaaacatggaaaaacacatttttataaaatagttggccaattatttcgaaaaccagtatattgaactgtaagggtgctcatacactgtttgaccgaagccaaatatttgattattacaagcaaatattcaattattagatgcctaaaatattttttcagtctgttcttcgaacctgtcggtatatggttagtttaccttgaatatttcagttgattttttccatgttcggtgtttgatattgtttactactgttgaaaattgaagagtggcaaacaaaatagtgtttgtacaaatatcaaatcaaacattatctgtcaaaaaatatcaaatatttcacCTCCGGgtaaacagtgtacggccaccttaagtaaatgattttaaattttggaaaactaaagtttctaaagatacaattgaagtttttcttaacatgtccgtcttatccccatttcccctacagacatacaaactcGAATACGTACTCTACCATGCAGATTCTGTATCTTTCTTTGAAGGCAAAAAACAAGTCTACGAAAAATTCTGTTCAGAGAAATATCCCGATTCTGCATTCCGATCGACTcgaaatattttataattttttttttgacgaattCCATCATGTATTCTGTTCGACCATCCTTCATTCGATCCCGAGACATTTTTCACGTTCCACATAAAGTCCAACTTACAAGTATATTGTAAATCGTAAACATTTCCACAATGAATTGTTTCGCAATCAAAATatgttgttttgattcattGCGCATTCCTGCCCGAAAGCAAAACACTTCCACTGCGCGCGACCTACATCACTGTTGCGAATCCCAAGGTCACCACTCCTTGCTACCTCTCGTGCAGTGGATAGCAACACCACAATATTGTGCATTTCCACTGCTACTCACCTAAATACTCGCCCATTCCCGTAAAAGCTAGCCGCTTTGCCTCGGAGATTTCATCATCGAACTGCTCGAGATCACTGTCGCGAACTTTACTGCGCACCTTGTCGATTTCCAGAATCAAATATTTCATCTGCTTGATCACCCGTGTGGCGTTGATTTGCTCCCGTTTGATTCTGTCCCAGTCCTTTAGGGAACCAGCCTTTTCGATGTTGCATTTGTGGTTTTTCAGTAAACTTAAATACTGGGGAATTGTTTGGTTGAACTTTTGGATCGATATCACGGCCAGCTTGAGTGATATCTTATCGCCATCCATTTTCTTCCCGTGTGATGATATATTTTTCTAAAACTGAATTGtggaatttagttttttttcccgGAACTTGTCTCGATGTCTTTGCACATTAGAACTTGAAAACGTTGAAAACACGGCCCGTTAAATTGTGTCACTGTTTGCGTCTTTGTTTTCTGGGCGTACTTTGTATTGTGTGAACAGCGTATTTGTTGTTTTGCTCTAATTTATGCCTTGTGATGGTTTATTTGTCAATAAACCAACATGACGTAAAACACAGGGGTGATCATCAACgtttttcgtgaaattttaaATTCTCGCGTTACTTTTGAAATGGTCCAATGTAATAAATGTA
The Toxorhynchites rutilus septentrionalis strain SRP chromosome 2, ASM2978413v1, whole genome shotgun sequence genome window above contains:
- the LOC129770313 gene encoding protein LLP homolog encodes the protein MTARSKSRRDKNNRIRRAKNKQKEIKKLKKTLGLLDEDGKDLIEKVKDITEQEKKKQEEKKIKLEVMEDIIQQETSKVAPVKKKFIVVENEQTKVKHRYNVKTKQDQFGQYPVWYKYKKERKKQLLREGKIKKKRGRPGKRMHFIDETCMWRNMV
- the LOC129770312 gene encoding syntaxin-17, which codes for MDGDKISLKLAVISIQKFNQTIPQYLSLLKNHKCNIEKAGSLKDWDRIKREQINATRVIKQMKYLILEIDKVRSKVRDSDLEQFDDEISEAKRLAFTGMGEYLEMQEKFASRSQSSYSFQDDDCGQLEEGQQDNQYGSYLAQVPKITSSYDREEDEIRHRAECLKEMQNLQREIIDIQELYQTVHTLAHGQAQMVDAVEENVEVTQIHVEAGETALRKALRYQKAIYPMCGALLGSCIAGPIGLVVGLKAGGLAAIGGGLAGFAGGRYIKNEEGSDAVDAIDAGDKGEEIGANGVIIAESKQPICERSE